One window of Fundidesulfovibrio putealis DSM 16056 genomic DNA carries:
- a CDS encoding glucokinase: MTTDSGFVLAADIGGTNARFALFTTGGGVRMAAGTQLPTASFASFHGLVEAAARELAEATGWSGESGAPDSVHFPGTTAAALAVAGPVERGLFCQPPNIDYVMDLEALPVGLLPGASILLNDFAAQAHGCRLFGEQRSLSVLPGRMDPARTQAVVGPGTGLGKAALVPVSCAGGGEYVVCGSEGGHAAFPFNGPEERRFQEFVQAEVAEPFARWETVVSGSGLALLHRYHTGQSVASPAEAAAALGPGSPVAEWFARFLGRACRDYVLDVLATGGLFISGGVAARNPMLLEHPAFAREFRTSPAHAGLLSAVPVRLVADQQVGLWGAASRALALVGERQGA, encoded by the coding sequence ATGACAACGGATTCAGGCTTTGTTCTCGCTGCGGACATCGGCGGCACCAACGCCCGCTTCGCCCTGTTCACCACCGGAGGGGGCGTTCGAATGGCTGCCGGGACGCAATTGCCTACGGCGTCGTTCGCCTCGTTTCACGGGCTCGTGGAGGCTGCGGCGCGGGAACTTGCGGAGGCGACCGGCTGGTCGGGCGAATCTGGTGCGCCGGATTCCGTGCATTTCCCCGGCACTACGGCAGCAGCGCTGGCCGTGGCCGGACCCGTGGAACGCGGGCTGTTCTGCCAACCTCCCAACATAGACTACGTCATGGACCTTGAGGCGCTGCCCGTCGGGCTCCTGCCAGGGGCCAGCATACTGCTGAACGATTTCGCGGCCCAGGCCCACGGCTGCCGCCTCTTCGGCGAGCAACGCTCGCTTTCCGTGCTGCCCGGACGCATGGACCCTGCGCGGACCCAGGCCGTTGTCGGTCCCGGCACGGGCCTCGGCAAGGCAGCCCTGGTTCCGGTTTCTTGTGCTGGAGGCGGGGAATACGTGGTGTGCGGCTCGGAGGGGGGCCACGCGGCCTTCCCCTTCAACGGTCCGGAGGAGCGCCGCTTCCAGGAGTTCGTCCAGGCCGAGGTGGCCGAGCCCTTCGCGCGCTGGGAGACGGTGGTGTCCGGTTCAGGGCTTGCACTGCTGCATCGCTATCATACCGGCCAGAGCGTGGCCTCGCCAGCCGAGGCGGCTGCGGCGCTTGGGCCGGGTTCCCCGGTGGCCGAATGGTTCGCGCGTTTTCTGGGGCGGGCCTGCCGGGACTACGTGCTGGACGTTCTGGCCACGGGAGGGCTGTTCATCTCGGGCGGCGTGGCTGCCAGAAACCCCATGCTGCTTGAACACCCGGCCTTCGCAAGGGAGTTCCGCACATCCCCGGCTCATGCGGGCCTGCTGTCCGCCGTGCCGGTGCGCCTCGTGGCGGACCAGCAGGTGGGGCTGTGGGGAGCGGCCTCGCGGGCGCTGGCCCTGGTCGGGGAGAGGCAAGGCGCGTAG